The Dioscorea cayenensis subsp. rotundata cultivar TDr96_F1 chromosome 7, TDr96_F1_v2_PseudoChromosome.rev07_lg8_w22 25.fasta, whole genome shotgun sequence genome includes a region encoding these proteins:
- the LOC120265412 gene encoding DNA polymerase zeta catalytic subunit isoform X3: MASAPPENPSSDVFSLRIVSIDYYMAAPIPDLDFSYSDFQGKEVEEVPVIRIYGSTPAGQKGCMHVHGALPYLYIPCPELVIQNAEEGRGYIHALSLAIEKALSVKSNSTSKRQHVHGCSIVRGKRIYGYYFSDELFVKIYLYYPYEVARLATLLLSGAILNRSFQPFESHIPYLLQFLVDYNLHGMSHIHTSKVKFRSPLPDKFLLKRYISEDLRSDAVVSPAIWLSSSVRADLIWPVVPTGHNQLEDKIIHLVKRHSACGLELDSSVEDILNQNHKMYASLSQNLSDVKMVQSLIPLWEEEYKRTGTQEAVKSLDSTKPLPRDTLELFRRGLEYDQAFAEMLSEHHPYITHKEITPEMKMKFAEYIKTFSDIDRAVRFVQHTWASCSGEPLRQPRGADRNVGLSCSEGFEDATMYVTKHESQELESTSQKISSFEIKDEDSMAIDTEALGLLSWLASSQAIEELNTDDELVHEAILSPILSTKSFKQALEIAHLDYENASQQECLDILDSVYDDEKSVGLREQTSWPTYFDEKASDSLGNVIPQLDGSPDDHLLTTDKCKRPERPDLLNIEKEKDSHNQELKCASATVDCKSKHSKHFWGNLPLSKKLNECETSQTASGNSSPGDEMMKDCQLGSSFGSRVALGFKDSKVDREASDGKVGKTMATCSVRDLMRTKRFSRPEHLEPEMMAGCTVGSVFASEEGHHYSMPDEARHAARYGDEGLQEIAIDALSPLGTDHTENRLLHDAKKISENHNDEIGQGVSEGPHFCNPTDSNFALDTNAPLTKKQLDASINYNIFRNVQDAEYYEEDTEMGFMRKPPSVDDMVIISEDPLSSTTGAGVIMGGQKQDLEDIPPFFINNFTDRGQRNHTSNQDSTLGVSVHFQNDGAALYLLTHASSPPTLDTVKRWISKVAKHDEFNQSAGDLSSDIPPVPNNTHPLKHERLKSSQENRNLEGLECSSDVNIISSGQQSLGVPAKEEVLRCSEHDISQISGPDEKSNLTPLSQIGFRDPASMGGGQQLTIMSIEIHTESRGDLQPDPQFDAINVVALVVQEDTSHTFDVHVLIHGNNEEPCARCLDGVSDYHLLFFSEEKFLLINLSNIISSCDPDILMGWEIQSNSLGYLAERAANLGISLLKNMSRTPSHESDLRSRHSVKTEGGNPDVSPPDTLAADAIIQDTIIDDEWGRAHASGIHVGGRIVLNIWRLMRSEVKLNIYTAEAVAEEVLRQKVPSIPCRILYKWFLSGPGRARYRCIEYVAGRAKLNIQIMNQLDMINRTSELARVFGIDFFSVLSRGSQFRVESMLLRLAHTQNYLAISPGNQQVALQPAMECLPLVMEPESGFYADPVVVLDFQSLYPSMIIGYNLCFSTCLGKINPSRETVLGVSCYAPDQKILMNLKQEILITPNGVMYVPDKVRKGVLPRLLEEILSTRIMIKKAMKKLSPSQQVLQRVKSYLERQWTRILAGRVSLQDFVFAKEVRLGTYSTRAASLPPAAIVATKAMRIDPRAVPHYGERIPYIVIHGEPGARLIDMVVHPSAVLDINSPYRLNDLYYITKQIIPALQRVFGLVNADLNQWFSGMPRPVRPTLSKSCSSASHSGSWGGREDNEIGLENSKKAMAKRSRIDTYYISKHCTICGELVQASAYFCPDCLKNSSLIVNTVVGRTSKLEREIRHLADICNHCGGGDWIVESGVKCTSLACAVYYERRKVQKEFQSISSFATAAGLYPCCFAELF; this comes from the exons ATGGCCTCTGCGCCGCCGGAAAACCCCAGCTCCGACGTCTTCAGCCTTCGGATCGTGTCTATAGATTACTACATGGCTGCCCCGATCCCTGATTTGGATTTCTCGTACAGTGATTTCCAAG GTAAGGAAGTGGAGGAAGTTCCGGTTATAAGAATTTATGGTTCCACTCCTGCTGGTCAGAAGGGATGCATGCACGTCCATGGG GCCTTACCATATTTGTATATACCTTGCCCTGAGCTCGTAATACAGAATGCTGAAGAAG GTCGTGGATATATACATGCTCTTTCTCTTGCAATTGAGAAGGCTTTAAGT GTTAAAAGTAATTCTACATCAAAACGGCAACATGTGCATGGGTGCAGCATTGTTCGGGGAAAACGGATTTATGGTTACTATTTCTCTGATGAGCTATTTGTGAAGATTTATTT ATATTATCCTTATGAAGTTGCTCGTCTTGCTACTTTACTTCTG AGTGGTGCTATTCTCAATAGATCATTTCAGCCTTTTGAATCACACATTCcatatcttcttcaatttctg GTTGATTATAACTTACATGGTATGAGCCATATACACACTTCTAAGGTTAAGTTCCGGTCTCCACTGCCAGATAAATTCCTGCTTAAGCGGTATATAAGT GAAGATTTACGCAGTGATGCTGTTGTAAGTCCTGCAATTTGGCTTTCTTCTTCTGTTCGTGCTGATCTGATTTGGCCAGTTGTACCTACTGGACATAATCAATTGGAAGACAAGATCATTCACCTTGTTAAACGACACAGTGCTTGTGGGCTAGAGTTGGATTCAAGTGTAGAAG ATATACTTAATCAGAATCATAAAATGTATGCATCTCTTTCTCAGAATCTATCTGACGTAAAGATGGTCCAATCACTTATCCCATTATGGGAG GAGGAATACAAAAGAACAGGAACACAGGAGGCAGTTAAGTCCCTGGACTCTACCAAACCCCTCCCTAGAGACACCTTGGAGCTTTTCCGGCGTGGTCTTGAATATGACCAGGCCTTCGCTGAGATGTTATCAGAACACCATCCTTATATAACTCATAAAGAGATTACACCTGAGATGAAAATGAAGTTTGCTGAGTACATAAAAACATTTTCTGACATTGATAGAGCTGTTAGATTTGTGCAACATACTTGGGCTAGTTGTTCTGGTGAGCCTTTGAGGCAGCCTAGAGGAGCTGATAGAAATGTTGGCTTATCATGTTCAGAAGGGTTTGAAGATGCAACTATGTATGTTACAAAGCATGAATCTCAAGAATTGGAATCTACCAGTCAGAAGATTTCATCATTTGAAATCAAGGATGAAGATTCTATG GCTATAGACACTGAAGCTCTTGGACTTCTAAGCTGGCTAGCTTCTTCCCAAGCTATTGAAGAGTTAAACACTGATGATGAACTTGTCCATGAAGCAATTCTTAGTCCTATTTTGTCTACAAAATCCTTCAAGCAAGCCTTGGAGATTGCTCATTTGGATTATGAGAATGCCTCCCAACAGGAATGCCTAGACATTCTTGATTCTGTATATGATGATGAAAAGTCTGTTGGGTTAAGGGAGCAAACTTCATGGCCCacttattttgatgaaaaagcATCTGATTCATTAGGCAATGTAATTCCTCAACTTGATGGATCACCAGATGATCACTTGTTAACTACTGATAAATGCAAAAGGCCCGAAAGGCCCGACTTACTGAACATTGAGAAGGAAAAGGATTCTCATAATCAGGAGCTCAAGTGTGCAAGTGCAACTGTTGACTGCAAAAGCAAACACAGCAAACATTTTTGGGGCAATTTGCCTTTGTCCAAAAAGCTGAACGAATGTGAAACTTCTCAGACTGCCTCGGGAAATTCTTCCCCTGGTGATGAAATGATGAAAGACTGCCAATTGGGTTCTTCTTTTGGAAGTAGAGTGGCTTTGGGTTTCAAGGACTCAAAAGTGGATAGAGAAGCCTCTGATGGCAAGGTGGGAAAGACAATGGCTACATGTTCTGTGAGAGATTTAATGAGGACAAAACGTTTCTCCCGGCCAGAGCATTTGGAACCTGAGATGATGGCTGGATGTACAGTAGGTTCAGTTTTCGCTTCTGAGGAAGGGCATCATTATTCTATGCCGGATGAGGCCAGACATGCAGCTCGATATGGTGATGAAGGGTTGCAAGAGATAGCCATTGATGCTTTAAGCCCTTTGGGCACTGATCATACAGAAAATAGACTGCTACATGATGCAAAAAAGATAAGCGAGAACCACAATGATGAAATTGGTCAAGGGGTATCAGAAGGGCCACACTTCTGCAATCCTACAGATTCAAATTTTGCACTAGATACAAATGCCCCACTAACTAAGAAACAATTGGATGCatctattaattataatattttcagaAATGTACAGGATGCGGAATATTATGAAGAAGATACTGAGATGGGTTTTATGAGGAAGCCACCTTCTGTGGACGATATGGTTATCATTTCAGAGGATCCTTTATCAAGTACTACAGGAGCTGGAGTGATTATGGGCG GTCAGAAGCAAGATTTAGAGGACATACCaccattttttataaataacttcACTGATAGGGGTCAGAGAAATCATACTTCCAACCAAGATTCTACACTTGGTGTTTCAGTTCATTTTCAGAATGATGGTGCAGCTTTGTACTTGCTGACTCATGCTTCATCACCACCAACCTTGGATACTGTTAAGCGATGGATTTCGAAAGTGGCAAAACATGATGAATTCAATCAATCTGCTG GGGATCTGTCTTCTGACATTCCACCTGTGCCTAATAACACTCATCCTCTGAAACATGAACGGTTGAAATCAAGCCAAGAAAATAGAAATTTGGAGGGTCTAGAATGTTCTTCTGACGTTAATATTATTTCAAGTGGGCAACAGTCATTAGGTGTTCCCGCAAAGGAAGAGGTTCTGAGGTGCAGTGAGCATGATATCTCTCAAATATCTGGCCCAGATGAGAAATCAAACCTTACCCCTCTCAGTCAAATTGGTTTTCGTGACCCTGCAAGTATGGGTGGTGGACAACAGTTGACAATCATGAGCATCGAG ATTCATACTGAATCAAGGGGTGATCTCCAGCCTGATCCACAATTTGATGCCATCAATGTAGTAGCTCTTGTGGTTCAAGAAGATACAAGTCATACCTTTGATGTCCATGTGCTAATACATGGTAACAACGAGGAACCATGTGCAAG ATGTTTGGATGGAGTCTCTGACTAccatttgcttttcttttcagaagAAAAGTTCCTATTGATCAATCTTTCAAATATTATCTCTTCTTGTGATCCTGATATTTTAATGGGATGGGAAATTCAGAGCAATTCTCTTGGTTATCTTGCCGAAAGAGCTGCAAATCTTGGCATAAGCTTGCTTAAGAACATGTCTCGTACTCCTTCACATGAATCAGATCTCAGATCCAGGCATTCAGTGAAAACTGAAGGGGGAAATCCTGATGTTTCGCCACCCGATACTTTAGCTGCTGATGCTATTATTCAAGATACAATAATTGACGATGAATGGGGTCGAGCTCATGCTAGTGGTATACATGTCGGTGGAAGAATTGTCCTTAATATTTGGCGGCTTATGCGTTCTGAGGTTAAACTCAACATTTACACTGCTGAGGCTGTTGCTGAAGAAGTTTTGAGACAAAAGGTTCCATCAATTCCATGCagaatattatataaatggTTCTTAAGTGGTCCTGGCAGAGCAAGATATCGTTGTATCGAATATGTTGCAGGAAGAGCAAAGCTTAATATTCAGATAATGAATCAGCTGGATATG ATAAATCGTACATCTGAGCTGGCTCGTGTGTTTGGAATAGATTTCTTTTCTGTTCTCTCTCGTGGTTCACAATTTCGTGTTGAATCTATGCTCCTCAGGTTGGCACATACACAAAATTATCTTGCTATCTCTCCAGGAAATCAGCAG GTAGCGTTGCAACCTGCAATGGAGTGTTTACCTCTTGTAATGGAGCCAGAATCTGGTTTTTATGCTGACCCAGTTGTTGTTTTAGATTTCCAATCGCTTTACCCATCTATGATCATAGGTTACAACCTTTGCTTCTCTACATGTTTGGGCAAAATAAACCCATCAAGAGAAACTGTTCTTGGTGTCAGCTGTTATGCACCAGATCAAAAAATTCTTATGAATTTGAAGCAAGAAATACTAATAACACCAAATGGGGTTATGTATGTACCTGACAAg GTTCGGAAAGGAGTGTTACCACGTCTGCTTGAGGAAATATTATCAACaagaataatgataaaaaaagcaatgaagaagttatCACCCTCACAACAGGTTCTGCAAAGG GTGAAGTCTTATTTAGAGCGTCAATGGACACGGATTTTAGCGGGAAGGGTGTCACTACAGGACTTTGTCTTTGCAAAGGAGGTCAGACTGGGGACTTACAGTACCCGGGCTGCTTCTCTTCCTCCAGCAGCAATAGTTGCAACGAAGGCGATGAGGATTGATCCTAGAGCTGTGCCGCATTATGGCGAGCGAATCCCCTATATCGTCATTCATGGAGAGCCTGGAGCTCGATTGATAGATATGGTCGTACATCCCTCGGCAGTTTTGGATATCAATTCTCCATACAGACTGAATGACTTATATTACATCACGAAACAGATAATTCCTGCACTGCAACGAGTGTTTGGACTTGTCAATGCTGACTTGAACCAGTGGTTCTCCGGAATGCCACGGCCTGTCAGACCAACACTGTCCAAGAGTTGTTCTTCTGCTTCTCATTCTGGATCTTGGGGTGGTCGTGAAGATAACGAAATTGGGCTGGAAAATTCAAAGAAAGCAATGGCAAAAAGAAGCAGGATAGATACCTACTACATCTCAAAGCATTGCACCATTTGCGGTGAATTAGTTCAAGCTTCGGCATATTTTTGCCCTGACTGCTTAAAGAATAGTTCGCTTATTGTGAATACTGTGGTTGGGCGAACTTCCAAATTAGAGAGGGAAATTCGACATCTGGCTGAT ATATGTAATCATTGTGGCGGCGGTGACTGGATCGTGGAAAGCGGGGTGAAATGCACATCACTTGCATGTGCAGTATATTATGAGAGACGAAAAGTTCAGAAAGAATTTCAGTCTATTTCCTCTTTCGCTACTGCGGCAGGGCTTTATCCTTGCTGCTTCGCCGAGCTGTTCTAA